In one Diabrotica virgifera virgifera chromosome 5, PGI_DIABVI_V3a genomic region, the following are encoded:
- the LOC126885449 gene encoding protein asteroid-like, whose translation MGVKGLTTFINQRSEKCMEFYELHDTKVVLDGDAVLCQLYYNHTHPRNGCFGGDYDKYGNTIYKFFHMLSQCKITPYIILDGGYESRKMDRILQRFKQRIVQAESLNPRTESRNDTTPIFIREAFEDIACKLGIKVVRCNFEGDKETANIAKALKCPVMSNDSDFYIFDVPYIPFSTVKLIVQSASYIDTDTKEQIKYRYIPCKIYRVDKFLECAGGMSKEILPLFAALVGNDFMDGINISKLNMQPKYNPVYNRIEAIIEWLQRETKNSAIKKVLNTYKQDERELMHKKIEDAIIGYTFKNSQYLNYFDDSISTDQLENDCEDDKFNDFEKLIHTFPKLFLEKFRKSLYPTRFMDILTQNKYYNFKPQVEVKEYEHAHAISSEIMSAIHKILTSSTDNLTCLIRDKSDVTEIILPMCHIDLPSFTEIQTTELRERQALVFLILNIDVDFSTQCLNHFPESWHLLILTLKYMRNKSVISWCILYSIIFGKIIIDYVDPKIGFFRSEDSFNKEFYSRIKGIMANKKLLQFNNSKNLKNALDNITFEDAVIFMNRIKVYFEFNKEMKRDLKMYDRKLMHTLSQFQSCFLHIKNLNQLLNMPYQDLIITECFNGTFVYNFSQSMFRRDNLDDYVKYLFHNAAPSVFNTFEIMIQLIKECDKI comes from the coding sequence ATGGGAGTCAAAGGTTTAACAACttttatcaatcaaaggtcaGAGAAATGTATGGAGTTTTATGAATTACATGATACAAAGGTTGTATTAGATGGTGATGCCGTTTTGTGCCAATTATATTACAATCATACTCATCCACGAAATGGTTGTTTTGGTGGAGATTACGATAAATACGGTAATACAATTTACAAATTCTTTCACATGCTTTCCCAATGTAAAATAACTCCATACATAATACTGGATGGAGGTTATGAAAGTCGAAAAATGGATCGCATATTACAAAGGTTCAAACAGAGAATAGTTCAAGCCGAAAGTTTAAATCCTAGAACAGAGTCAAGAAATGATACCACACCAATTTTTATTCGAGAAGCATTTGAAGATATAGCTTGTAAATTAGGAATTAAGGTAGTAAGATGTAATTTTGAAGGTGATAAAGAAACTGCTAACATCGCCAAGGCCTTAAAATGTCCCGTAATGAGTAATGACTcggatttttatatttttgatgtgCCCTATATACCATTTTCAACAGTTAAATTGATTGTTCAGTCTGCTTCATACATAGATACAGACACAAAAGAACAGATCAAGTATAGATATATTCCCTGTAAAATTtatagagtagataaattttTAGAATGTGCAGGTGGAATGAGCAAAGAAATTTTGCCATTATTTGCTGCTTTAGTGGGGAATGACTTTATGGATGGAATTAACATATCCAAACTTAATATGCAACCAAAGTATAATCCCGTCTACAACAGAATAGAGGCCATTATTGAATGGTTACAGAGAGAAACAAAAAATAGTGCaattaaaaaagtattaaatacTTACAAACAAGATGAACGTGAGTTGatgcataaaaaaattgaagatgCTATTATTGGTTATACATTTAAAAACAgccaatatttaaattattttgatgaCAGTATAAGCACTGATCAATTGGAAAATGATTGTGAAGATGATAAATTCAATGATTTTGAAAAGTTAATACATACTTTTCCCAAACTTTTCTTAGAGAAATTTAGAAAATCCTTGTATCCTACCAGGTTTATGGATATATTGACACAAAATAAGTACTATAACTTTAAACCACAAGTTGAAGTAAAAGAATATGAGCACGCACATGCAATTAGTTCTGAAATTATGTCTGCTATTCATAAAATATTAACAAGTTCTACAGACAATTTGACTTGCCTTATAAGGGATAAAAGTGATGTAACAGAGATAATACTACCTATGTGTCATATTGACCTCCCGAGTTTCACAGAAATTCAAACAACTGAACTTAGAGAGAGACAGGCATTGgtatttcttattttaaatatagATGTAGACTTTTCCACACAGTGTTTAAACCACTTTCCAGAATCTTGGCATTTACTTATTCTCACTTTAAAATATATGAGAAATAAATCTGTTATATCTTGGTGTATTTTATATTCCATTATTTTTGgcaaaataataattgattatgTAGATCCTAAGATTGGTTTTTTCCGATCTGAGGACTCATTTAATAAGGAATTTTATAGTAGAATAAAAGGTATAATGGCAAACAAAAAAttattgcaattcaataattcaaaaaatttaaaaaatgctttgGACAATATAACTTTTGAAGATGCAGTAATTTTTATGAATAGAATTAaagtgtattttgaatttaataaagAAATGAAGAGGGATTTAAAAATGTATGATAGAAAATTAATGCATACATTGTCACAATTTCAAAGTTGCTTTCTTCATATAAAGAACCTTAATCAGTTGCTTAACATGCCTTATCAGGATTTAATTATAACAGAATGCTTTAATGGtacttttgtttataattttagtcAGAGTATGTTCAGGAGAGACAATTTAGATgattatgtaaaatatttatttcataatGCTGCACCATCAGTATTTAATACTTTTGAAATAATGATTCAGCTTATCAAAGAATGTGATAAAATATGA